In one window of Pseudomonas chlororaphis subsp. chlororaphis DNA:
- a CDS encoding LysR family transcriptional regulator, which translates to MDKLSALKMFVVTAQMGSFSRAAEQLGKTPSALTKAVNHLEVELGARLFERSTRRILLTEVGRLYLDTARQVLQRLEEAGEEIEQLQHGLRGNLKITAPLAYGQAFLDQVCGGFLEQYPQIDLQMDLCDEFVNLLESGYDLALREGHDDLPGLIARVVGSNCLALCASPAYLARKGVAVTPQTLDDHEWLLYRHPLLSREFWWVERDGQRLSLAQPRAPRLRSDNYDLLLANALAGRGLLHTPLWSAAPYLADGRLVRVMADYAIDPDCFGPHILAVYPSHRRATAKVLAFIDYISAFLASRGLG; encoded by the coding sequence ATGGACAAGTTGAGTGCACTGAAAATGTTCGTGGTCACCGCGCAGATGGGCAGTTTCAGCCGCGCCGCCGAGCAGTTGGGCAAGACCCCCTCGGCCCTGACCAAGGCGGTCAATCACCTGGAGGTCGAGCTGGGCGCGCGCTTGTTCGAGCGCAGCACCCGGCGGATCTTGCTGACGGAAGTGGGGCGGCTCTACCTGGACACCGCGCGCCAGGTCCTGCAGCGGCTGGAGGAGGCCGGCGAGGAAATCGAGCAGTTGCAGCATGGCCTGCGCGGCAACCTGAAGATCACCGCGCCGCTGGCCTATGGGCAGGCCTTTCTCGACCAGGTGTGTGGCGGTTTCCTCGAGCAGTATCCGCAGATCGACCTGCAGATGGACCTGTGCGATGAGTTCGTCAACCTGCTGGAAAGCGGCTACGACCTGGCCCTGCGCGAAGGCCATGACGACCTGCCGGGGTTGATCGCCCGGGTGGTCGGCAGCAATTGCCTGGCCTTGTGCGCCAGCCCGGCCTACCTGGCGCGCAAGGGAGTGGCGGTGACGCCGCAGACCCTCGACGACCACGAATGGCTGCTCTATCGCCATCCCTTGCTCAGCCGCGAGTTCTGGTGGGTCGAGCGGGACGGGCAGCGCCTGAGCCTGGCGCAACCCCGGGCGCCGCGGCTGCGCAGCGACAATTACGACCTGCTGCTGGCCAATGCCCTGGCCGGGCGCGGGCTGCTGCACACCCCGTTGTGGAGCGCCGCGCCTTACCTGGCCGACGGCCGCCTGGTGCGGGTGATGGCCGACTACGCCATCGACCCGGACTGCTTCGGGCCGCATATCCTCGCGGTCTACCCCAGCCATCGGCGGGCCACGGCCAAGGTGCTGGCGTTCATCGATTACATCAGCGCGTTCCTGGCGAGCCGGGGCCTGGGCTGA
- the lexA gene encoding transcriptional repressor LexA yields the protein MYSMTTLSPRRSAILTFIRERIAEHGQPPSLAEISEAFGFASRSVARKHVVALTEAGFIEVNPNQARGIRLLNQPPRPELLDIPVLGRVAAGLPIGADAEVHSRLLLDPALFSRTPDYLLRVQGDSMIEDGILDGDLVAVRRDSEVRNGQIVVARLDGEVTIKRFERLAEGVRLLPRNPAYAPILIGEDRDLAIEGVFCGLVRQG from the coding sequence ATGTACTCCATGACCACTTTATCTCCCCGCCGCAGTGCCATCCTGACCTTTATCCGCGAGCGCATCGCCGAACATGGCCAGCCCCCGAGCCTCGCTGAAATCAGCGAGGCCTTCGGCTTCGCCTCGCGCAGCGTGGCGCGCAAGCATGTGGTGGCCCTGACCGAAGCCGGCTTCATCGAGGTCAACCCCAACCAGGCCCGGGGCATCCGCCTGCTCAACCAGCCGCCGCGCCCCGAACTGCTCGACATCCCGGTGCTCGGCCGGGTCGCCGCCGGCCTGCCGATCGGCGCCGATGCCGAGGTGCACAGCCGCTTGCTGCTCGACCCGGCGCTGTTTTCCCGCACCCCCGACTACCTGCTGCGGGTCCAGGGCGACTCGATGATCGAGGACGGCATCCTCGACGGCGACCTGGTGGCGGTGCGCCGCGATAGCGAGGTGCGCAACGGCCAGATCGTGGTGGCGCGGCTGGACGGCGAGGTCACCATCAAGCGTTTCGAACGCCTGGCCGAGGGCGTGCGCCTGCTGCCGCGCAACCCGGCCTATGCGCCGATCCTGATCGGCGAGGACCGCGACCTGGCCATCGAAGGGGTGTTCTGTGGCCTGGTGAGGCAAGGCTGA
- a CDS encoding phosphoethanolamine transferase encodes MVLGKGLRFASLTSTRLVLLFSLALVLLYNFATWHALGNLISLQGLHKLAFFASFGLFLWAAITLLLTLVSFRWTLKPALSLVALTSAAAAYFMNQYGITIDTVMVQNVFETNPDEAAALFNFKLLGYLLVLGLLPVVLIWRTPVRYRPFFRGLLNKLLVIAGCVLVIAVSVGAFYSTYAPIFREEDKLTHFINPTNYIYALGKYAKQSLGVKQHLVVQPIGQDAAMSAQASAREKKSLMILVVGETARADHFSLNGYARDTNPELARLDILNFTQVHSCGTSTAVSVPCMFSMFPRGDYSDKKGKTYEGLLDVLQRAGVQVLWLDNNSDCKGTCLRVPNRDIPKTQPSPFCDGKNCLDEALLVDLQQYIDHLGDNAIIVLHADGSHGPEYYERYPKSLERFTPICHTNQLGSCSSEELVNVYDNTILYTDHFLARVIELLKHNQQRFDTSMLYVSDHGESLGENGLYLHAAPYALAPQAQTHVPMLMWFGQQALNDLGIQRDCLQGKSGEPDLSHDNLFHSVLGLFEIKTSLYQPQLDIFHSCRPNMTAAH; translated from the coding sequence ATGGTCTTGGGCAAAGGACTGCGATTCGCGTCACTCACATCGACCCGCCTGGTGCTGCTGTTTTCCCTGGCGCTGGTGCTGCTCTACAACTTCGCCACCTGGCACGCCCTGGGCAACCTGATCAGCCTGCAAGGCCTGCACAAGCTGGCGTTCTTCGCTTCCTTCGGGCTGTTCCTGTGGGCCGCCATCACCCTGCTGCTGACCCTGGTGTCCTTCCGCTGGACCCTCAAGCCAGCGCTGAGCCTGGTGGCCCTGACCTCAGCCGCCGCCGCGTATTTCATGAACCAGTACGGCATCACCATCGACACGGTGATGGTGCAGAACGTGTTCGAGACCAACCCGGACGAAGCCGCCGCGCTGTTCAATTTCAAGCTGCTGGGCTACCTGCTGGTGCTGGGCCTGTTGCCGGTGGTGCTGATCTGGCGCACCCCGGTGCGCTACCGGCCGTTCTTTCGCGGCCTGCTGAACAAGCTGCTGGTGATCGCCGGCTGTGTGCTGGTGATCGCGGTCTCGGTCGGCGCCTTCTATTCCACCTACGCGCCGATCTTTCGCGAAGAAGACAAGCTGACCCACTTCATCAACCCGACCAACTACATCTACGCCCTCGGCAAATACGCCAAGCAGAGCCTGGGGGTCAAGCAACACCTGGTGGTCCAGCCGATCGGTCAGGACGCGGCGATGAGCGCCCAGGCCAGCGCCCGGGAGAAGAAGTCGCTGATGATCCTGGTGGTCGGCGAAACCGCCCGCGCCGATCACTTCTCCCTCAACGGCTATGCCCGCGACACCAACCCGGAGCTGGCCAGGCTGGACATCCTCAATTTCACCCAGGTGCACTCCTGCGGCACCTCGACCGCGGTCTCGGTGCCGTGCATGTTCTCGATGTTTCCCCGCGGGGACTACAGCGACAAGAAGGGCAAGACCTACGAAGGCCTGCTGGATGTGCTGCAACGGGCCGGCGTGCAGGTGCTGTGGCTGGACAACAACAGCGACTGCAAGGGCACCTGCCTGCGGGTGCCGAACCGCGACATTCCCAAGACCCAGCCGAGCCCCTTCTGCGACGGCAAGAACTGCCTGGACGAAGCCCTGCTGGTGGACCTGCAGCAGTACATCGACCACCTCGGCGACAACGCGATCATCGTCCTGCACGCCGACGGCAGCCACGGCCCGGAGTACTACGAGCGCTATCCGAAGAGCCTGGAGCGCTTCACCCCGATCTGCCACACCAACCAGCTGGGCAGTTGCAGCAGCGAGGAACTGGTGAACGTCTACGACAACACCATCCTCTACACCGACCACTTCCTGGCCCGGGTCATCGAGCTGCTCAAGCACAACCAGCAACGCTTCGACACCTCGATGCTGTACGTCTCCGACCATGGCGAGTCCCTCGGCGAAAACGGCCTGTACCTGCACGCCGCGCCCTACGCCCTGGCGCCGCAGGCGCAGACCCATGTGCCGATGCTGATGTGGTTCGGCCAGCAGGCCCTGAATGACCTGGGCATCCAGCGCGACTGCCTGCAAGGCAAGAGCGGCGAGCCGGACCTGAGCCACGACAACCTGTTCCACTCGGTGCTCGGGCTGTTCGAGATCAAGACCAGCCTGTACCAGCCGCAGCTGGACATCTTCCATTCATGCCGGCCGAACATGACCGCGGCACACTAG
- a CDS encoding Dyp-type peroxidase yields the protein MSYYQPGILATPVPSQARHLFFALESIEALPAAIDRLLTLVDGKTAVAGFGASLVKALGARVQGLKAFPALTGVGVDNPSTQHALWVWLHGEDRGELLHRGNALAAALAPALRLVQMNETFRHKTGHDLTGYEDGTENPHDEEAVSAALADGSDGLRGGSFAAIQQWQHDFKGFAAMHQEERDNIIGRRLSDNEELDDAPASAHVKRTAQESFTPEAFMVRRSMPWIEGDKGGLMFLAFGHSLQAFEVQLRRMSGLEDGIVDGLYRMSRPITGGYYWCPPLLDGRLDLRALQAV from the coding sequence ATGAGTTACTACCAGCCGGGCATTCTTGCCACCCCCGTTCCGAGCCAGGCTCGTCACCTGTTTTTCGCCCTCGAATCCATCGAGGCGCTGCCGGCGGCGATCGATCGTCTGCTGACGCTGGTGGACGGGAAAACGGCGGTAGCAGGGTTTGGCGCGTCGCTGGTCAAGGCGCTGGGCGCCCGCGTGCAGGGGCTCAAGGCCTTCCCGGCGCTGACCGGCGTCGGCGTCGACAACCCTTCGACCCAGCATGCGCTGTGGGTCTGGCTGCATGGCGAAGACCGCGGCGAGCTGCTGCACCGCGGCAACGCCCTGGCGGCCGCCCTGGCCCCGGCGCTGCGCCTGGTGCAGATGAACGAAACCTTCCGCCACAAGACCGGCCACGACCTGACCGGTTACGAGGACGGCACCGAAAACCCCCACGATGAAGAGGCAGTTTCCGCGGCCCTGGCCGATGGCAGTGACGGCCTGCGCGGTGGCAGCTTCGCCGCGATCCAGCAATGGCAGCACGACTTCAAGGGCTTTGCCGCGATGCATCAGGAGGAGCGCGACAACATCATCGGCCGCCGCCTGAGCGACAACGAAGAGCTGGACGACGCGCCGGCCTCGGCCCACGTCAAGCGCACCGCCCAGGAGAGCTTCACCCCCGAGGCCTTTATGGTGCGCCGTTCGATGCCATGGATCGAAGGCGACAAGGGCGGCCTGATGTTCCTCGCCTTCGGCCACAGCCTCCAGGCCTTCGAAGTCCAGCTGCGACGCATGAGCGGCCTGGAAGACGGCATCGTCGACGGCCTGTACCGCATGAGCCGGCCGATCACCGGCGGCTACTACTGGTGCCCGCCGCTGCTGGACGGCCGCCTAGACCTGCGCGCCCTGCAAGCGGTCTGA
- a CDS encoding Y-family DNA polymerase: MRWVCILFPQLALDAALRQRPEPEAALALLSGTPQRRVIQAVNAAGRELGLRPGQSLTAAQALSKDFASAEYDAEEIARWQQFLAAWAYRFSSQVSVHYPRTLVFEIESSLGLFGPWPQLEARLRQELTALGFRHRIVSAPNPAAARVLANAYDGLAVTDLEPLRQALGRMPVERLGLPLGTATALSRMGLRTFAQVRGLPRDTLARRFDAGLLKHLDTLLGERSLALAFYQPPDRFDLRIELNFDVLSHQALLFPLRRLTSDLAAFLCGRDSGVQRFELHLEHVELPDTLVKVGLLSAEREPGMLFELARGRLEQVQVPAPVRGVRLVAEDLPRFVPQHRELFDERPQQSLPWEQLRERLRARLGDEAVHGLRFHSDHRPECSWQPVGDSQACPLLPGPRRPGWLLREPLVLAEGAARILMGPERIESGWWDGGDVRRDYYLIETRGGQQGWAYRPVGEAGPLLLQGWFA, translated from the coding sequence ATGCGCTGGGTCTGTATTCTGTTCCCGCAATTGGCGCTGGACGCGGCGCTGCGCCAGCGCCCCGAACCGGAGGCCGCGCTGGCGCTGCTCAGCGGGACGCCGCAGCGCCGGGTGATCCAGGCGGTGAATGCCGCGGGCCGCGAGCTGGGGTTGCGCCCCGGACAGTCGTTGACCGCCGCCCAGGCCCTGAGCAAGGACTTCGCCAGCGCCGAATACGACGCCGAGGAAATCGCCCGTTGGCAGCAGTTTCTCGCGGCCTGGGCCTACCGCTTCAGTTCCCAGGTCAGCGTGCATTACCCGCGCACCCTGGTGTTCGAGATCGAGTCGAGCCTGGGCCTGTTCGGCCCCTGGCCACAGCTGGAGGCGCGCCTGCGCCAGGAACTGACAGCGCTGGGTTTTCGCCACCGCATCGTCAGCGCGCCGAATCCGGCGGCGGCCCGGGTGCTGGCCAATGCCTACGACGGGCTGGCGGTGACCGACCTGGAACCGTTGCGCCAGGCCCTGGGGCGCATGCCCGTGGAGCGTCTCGGCCTGCCGCTGGGCACGGCCACAGCCTTGTCGCGCATGGGCCTGCGCACCTTCGCCCAGGTGCGTGGGCTGCCGCGGGACACCCTGGCCCGGCGTTTCGACGCGGGCCTGCTCAAGCACCTGGACACTCTTTTGGGCGAGCGCTCCCTGGCGCTGGCGTTCTATCAGCCGCCGGACCGTTTCGACTTGCGCATCGAATTGAATTTCGACGTGCTGTCCCATCAGGCCCTGCTGTTTCCCCTGCGCCGCTTGACCAGCGATCTGGCGGCGTTTCTCTGTGGCCGTGACAGCGGGGTGCAGCGCTTCGAGCTGCACCTGGAGCATGTCGAGCTGCCCGACACCCTGGTCAAGGTTGGCCTGCTCAGCGCCGAGCGCGAGCCGGGGATGCTGTTCGAACTGGCGCGCGGGCGCCTGGAGCAGGTCCAGGTGCCGGCGCCGGTGCGTGGCGTGCGCCTGGTGGCCGAGGATTTGCCGCGCTTCGTGCCGCAGCACCGCGAACTGTTCGACGAGCGCCCGCAGCAATCCCTGCCCTGGGAGCAACTGCGCGAGCGCCTGCGCGCCCGCCTGGGGGACGAGGCGGTGCATGGCTTGCGCTTCCACTCGGACCACCGCCCCGAATGCAGCTGGCAGCCGGTCGGCGACAGCCAGGCCTGCCCGCTGCTGCCCGGGCCCCGGCGCCCGGGCTGGCTGCTGCGCGAGCCGCTGGTGCTGGCGGAGGGGGCGGCGCGCATTCTCATGGGGCCGGAGCGCATCGAGTCCGGCTGGTGGGACGGCGGCGACGTGCGCCGCGACTATTACCTGATCGAAACCCGCGGCGGCCAGCAGGGCTGGGCATATCGCCCGGTGGGCGAGGCGGGGCCCTTGCTGTTGCAGGGCTGGTTCGCATGA
- a CDS encoding amidohydrolase yields the protein MKRFIPNLLTIAVSFASMEAMAATDLVLFNGQVFTADRAQPKAQALAVADGKVLQVGSDAQIKALIETGTRVIDLGGKTLMPGLIDSHSHAIFGGLEMTSANMQDEVVGLDELEKKLRAWRDDGKARHGDVLGIAGMSSAYWAQAEALGQRFNAGEWARVPVVFTGSDHHTAWANNAMLERAGIDAALLKNLPQAERDTIGKLADGRPNGFLVDAGWDRVAAKMPVPSAAALLNAAQSAVRYNNSLGITAWMDPAANAAPGEAVFALKPTAQTVGVLPAYKALAESGGMSAHVAALLVANPKSLPADLDVLEQVRQQFQGIPNLTLPGVKIFADGVIEYPAQSAAMIDPYSNSHKQGELLIDPEHFGELVSAIDQRGWRVHIHAIGDRAVRESLNGIAQARKDRQSGIAHSITHLQMVNPKEFARFKPLGVIASMQLLWASADDYTLDMIKPYVSALAFRYQYPAHSLLKQGATLAGASDWPVSSPNPWNAIAQAITRKGPLGVLNADERLDRETMFYAYTLNAARAIGLEQRIGSLSAGKQADFIVLDRDVFKVDEKALHETQVLQTWFAGREVYARPL from the coding sequence ATGAAAAGATTCATCCCGAATCTGCTGACGATTGCAGTGAGTTTTGCCTCAATGGAAGCCATGGCCGCCACCGATCTGGTGCTGTTCAACGGCCAGGTGTTCACCGCCGACCGCGCCCAACCCAAGGCCCAGGCCCTGGCGGTGGCCGACGGCAAGGTGCTGCAGGTGGGCAGCGACGCGCAGATCAAGGCCCTGATCGAAACCGGCACCCGGGTCATCGACCTGGGCGGCAAGACCCTGATGCCCGGCCTGATCGACAGCCATTCCCACGCGATCTTCGGCGGCCTGGAAATGACCTCGGCCAACATGCAGGACGAGGTGGTCGGTCTCGACGAGCTGGAGAAAAAGCTGCGTGCCTGGCGCGACGACGGCAAGGCCAGGCATGGCGATGTCCTCGGCATCGCCGGCATGAGCTCGGCCTACTGGGCCCAGGCCGAAGCCCTGGGCCAGCGCTTCAACGCCGGCGAATGGGCCAGGGTGCCGGTGGTGTTCACCGGTAGCGATCACCATACCGCCTGGGCCAACAATGCGATGCTCGAGCGCGCCGGCATCGACGCCGCTCTGCTCAAGAACCTGCCGCAGGCCGAGCGCGACACCATCGGCAAGCTCGCCGACGGCCGCCCCAACGGCTTCCTGGTGGATGCCGGCTGGGACCGGGTCGCGGCGAAAATGCCGGTGCCCAGCGCCGCCGCCCTGCTCAACGCGGCGCAATCGGCGGTGCGCTACAACAACAGCCTGGGCATCACCGCCTGGATGGACCCGGCGGCCAACGCGGCTCCCGGCGAGGCGGTATTCGCCCTCAAGCCCACCGCCCAGACCGTCGGTGTGCTGCCGGCCTACAAGGCGCTGGCCGAGAGCGGCGGCATGAGCGCCCATGTCGCCGCGCTGCTGGTGGCCAACCCGAAAAGCCTTCCTGCCGACCTCGACGTCCTGGAGCAGGTGCGCCAGCAATTCCAGGGCATCCCCAACCTGACCCTGCCCGGGGTCAAGATCTTCGCCGACGGGGTGATCGAGTACCCGGCCCAGAGCGCGGCGATGATCGATCCCTACAGCAACTCGCACAAACAGGGCGAACTGCTGATCGATCCCGAGCATTTCGGTGAGCTGGTCAGCGCCATCGACCAGCGCGGCTGGCGGGTGCACATCCATGCGATCGGCGACCGCGCGGTGCGCGAATCCCTCAACGGCATCGCCCAGGCGCGCAAGGACCGCCAGAGCGGCATCGCCCACTCCATCACGCACCTGCAGATGGTCAACCCGAAAGAGTTCGCCCGCTTCAAGCCGCTGGGGGTCATCGCCTCGATGCAACTGCTGTGGGCCTCGGCGGACGACTACACCCTGGACATGATCAAGCCCTACGTCAGCGCCCTGGCCTTCCGTTACCAGTACCCGGCGCATTCCCTGCTCAAGCAGGGCGCGACCCTCGCCGGGGCCAGCGACTGGCCGGTGTCCTCGCCCAACCCGTGGAACGCCATCGCCCAGGCCATCACCCGCAAGGGGCCGCTGGGGGTGCTCAACGCCGACGAGCGCCTGGACCGCGAAACCATGTTCTACGCCTACACCCTCAATGCCGCCCGCGCCATCGGCCTGGAGCAACGGATCGGCTCGCTGAGCGCCGGCAAACAGGCCGATTTCATCGTGCTGGACCGCGACGTGTTCAAGGTCGACGAAAAGGCCCTGCACGAAACCCAGGTGCTGCAGACCTGGTTCGCCGGCCGCGAAGTCTACGCCCGGCCTCTCTAA
- a CDS encoding Gfo/Idh/MocA family protein: protein MPPVRWGMIGCGSVTERKSGPAFYKAPGSALVAVMGRRLEAVRDYAARHGIARFYTDAQALIDDPEVDAVYIATPPDSHHAYSLRVAAAGKHCCVEKPMALNAAQSLEMQQVFQRAGLHLFVSYYRRSLPRFQHVRQWLRDGRIGEVRHLSWTLTKAPSEADRNGGRNWRTDPQIAGGGYFADLASHGLDLFQYLLGDITEVAGFTARQAGLYSAEDAVSASWRFACGALGTGAWNFVADRRVDRVEIIGSQGRIAFSVFDEHPLHLDADERLSLFIDNPEHIQWHHVLGMNAHIRGQAQHPALAAEAVKTDRVMDLILKRG, encoded by the coding sequence ATGCCGCCTGTGCGCTGGGGCATGATCGGTTGTGGCAGCGTCACCGAGCGCAAGAGCGGCCCGGCCTTCTACAAGGCACCGGGTTCGGCCCTGGTGGCGGTGATGGGCCGGCGCCTGGAAGCGGTGCGGGACTATGCGGCGCGCCACGGCATCGCGCGTTTCTACACCGATGCCCAGGCGCTGATCGACGACCCCGAGGTGGACGCGGTGTACATCGCCACGCCGCCCGACAGTCACCACGCCTACAGCTTGCGGGTGGCCGCCGCCGGCAAGCACTGCTGCGTGGAAAAGCCGATGGCGTTGAACGCCGCGCAAAGCCTGGAGATGCAGCAGGTTTTCCAGCGGGCCGGATTGCACCTGTTCGTGTCCTACTACCGCCGTTCCCTGCCGCGCTTCCAGCACGTGCGGCAATGGCTGCGGGACGGGCGCATCGGTGAGGTCCGCCACCTGAGCTGGACCTTGACCAAGGCGCCGTCCGAGGCCGATCGCAATGGCGGCCGCAATTGGCGTACCGACCCCCAGATCGCCGGCGGCGGTTACTTCGCCGACCTGGCGAGCCACGGCCTGGACCTGTTCCAGTACCTGCTGGGGGACATCACCGAGGTCGCCGGTTTCACCGCGCGGCAGGCCGGGCTGTACAGCGCCGAGGACGCGGTGAGCGCCAGCTGGCGCTTCGCCTGCGGCGCCCTGGGCACGGGGGCCTGGAACTTCGTCGCGGACCGTCGGGTGGATCGGGTGGAGATCATCGGCAGCCAGGGGCGTATCGCTTTCTCGGTGTTCGACGAGCATCCGCTGCACTTGGACGCCGATGAACGGCTGAGCCTGTTCATCGACAACCCCGAGCACATCCAGTGGCACCACGTGCTGGGCATGAACGCCCATATCCGTGGCCAAGCGCAGCATCCTGCCCTGGCCGCCGAGGCGGTGAAAACCGACCGGGTCATGGACCTGATCCTCAAGCGCGGTTAG
- a CDS encoding TorF family putative porin codes for MKTLSLFAIGALSLLPLGSQALPLNDDFAVELELTLASDYRTRGISQTQNDPAAQAAATLLHSSGLYLGAWTSNVDFGGGLKTRQEVDYYAGWLWQASDAVSLDLGYLKYSYPREGQFNQSEVYGIFSAYGFSLAAYYSNDAPGIDSQQNTLYRYLGYETELPLGLGLKLRYGEMDFKDPRLISASGQGEDAYHEWEARLTREVAGVVLGLSYIDTDLSKSQCTGNYGFSDLCGASWVASARKTF; via the coding sequence ATGAAGACCCTCAGCCTGTTCGCCATCGGTGCCTTGAGCCTGTTGCCCCTGGGCAGCCAGGCCCTGCCCTTGAACGATGACTTTGCCGTGGAACTGGAACTGACCCTGGCCAGCGACTACCGCACCCGCGGCATTTCCCAGACCCAGAACGACCCCGCCGCCCAGGCCGCGGCGACCCTGCTGCACAGCAGCGGCCTGTACCTGGGCGCCTGGACCTCCAACGTCGATTTCGGCGGCGGCCTGAAGACCCGCCAGGAAGTCGACTACTACGCCGGCTGGCTGTGGCAGGCCAGCGACGCGGTCAGCCTCGACCTGGGCTACCTCAAGTACAGCTACCCCCGGGAAGGGCAATTCAACCAGAGCGAGGTCTACGGGATTTTCAGCGCCTACGGGTTCAGCCTGGCGGCCTATTACTCCAACGATGCACCGGGCATCGACAGCCAGCAGAACACCCTGTACCGCTACCTCGGCTACGAAACCGAGCTGCCCCTGGGCCTGGGCTTGAAGCTGCGTTACGGCGAGATGGACTTCAAGGACCCCCGGCTGATCTCGGCCTCGGGCCAGGGCGAGGATGCCTACCACGAATGGGAGGCCAGACTGACCCGCGAAGTGGCGGGCGTGGTGCTGGGCCTGAGCTATATCGATACCGACCTGTCGAAAAGCCAGTGCACCGGCAATTACGGGTTCAGCGACCTGTGTGGCGCGAGCTGGGTCGCCAGTGCCAGGAAGACCTTCTGA
- the imuA gene encoding translesion DNA synthesis-associated protein ImuA — MGAVVALETLFNAGRVWKGRPTAPAASPQPTGHAMLDAALPGGGWPEAALTEILIAAQGVGELQLLWPTLARLSAAGERIVLVAPPHVPYPLAWQNAGVDLRQLAVIQAGERDALWAAEQCLRSGSCGAVLCWPQQADDRALRRLQVAAETGQTLAFAYRSLKEAINPSPAALRLAVEARPAQLRVLKCRGGLAHSAPIAFAPGP, encoded by the coding sequence ATGGGCGCCGTCGTGGCACTGGAGACGCTGTTCAATGCCGGCCGGGTGTGGAAGGGCCGCCCGACGGCGCCCGCCGCCAGCCCGCAACCCACCGGCCACGCCATGCTGGACGCGGCCTTGCCCGGCGGCGGCTGGCCGGAAGCGGCGCTGACGGAAATCCTCATCGCCGCCCAGGGTGTCGGTGAGCTGCAACTGCTGTGGCCGACCCTGGCCCGGCTCTCGGCCGCCGGCGAACGCATCGTGCTGGTGGCGCCGCCCCATGTGCCGTACCCCCTGGCCTGGCAGAACGCCGGGGTCGACCTGCGCCAGTTGGCGGTGATCCAGGCCGGCGAACGGGATGCCCTGTGGGCCGCCGAGCAATGCCTGCGTTCGGGCAGTTGCGGGGCCGTGCTGTGCTGGCCGCAACAGGCCGACGACCGCGCCTTGCGGCGTTTGCAGGTGGCGGCCGAGACCGGCCAGACCCTGGCCTTTGCCTACCGCTCCCTCAAGGAAGCCATCAACCCTTCGCCGGCGGCCCTGCGGCTTGCCGTGGAGGCGCGGCCGGCGCAGCTGCGGGTGCTCAAATGCCGCGGCGGCCTGGCCCATTCGGCGCCGATCGCCTTCGCCCCGGGGCCCTGA